CGCGCGCGACATCCAGGTCGAGGACAGCGGCGTCGTGAGCATCCGGTGGCGCACGGGAGCGTTAGGCTCCATGAACGTCACCATGCTCACCTACCCGAAGAACCTCGAGGGCTCCATCACGATCCTCGGCGAGAAGGGAACCGTGCGCCTCGGCGGCGTCGCCGTGAACCGCTTCGACCACTGGGAGTTCGCCGAGGCCGACGCCGACGACGCGCTCGTGAACGATGCGAGCTACGAGACGACGTCGGTGTACGGCCACGGGCACCCGCTGTACTACGACAACGTGATCAAGTCGCTCCGCGGCGAGGCCGATCCCGAGACCGACGGACGCGAGGGACTCCGCTCCCTCGAGATCCTCATCGCCACGTACCTCTCGGCGCGCGACGGCCGCCGGGTCGCGCTTCCGCTGGAGTACTGACCGTGCCCGCGAAGATCCATCCCACCGCGATCGTCGACGACGGCGCCGTGATCGGCGACGACACGCGCGTCTGGCACTGGGTGCACGTCTCCGGTGGCGCCCGCATCGGCGCGCGCTGCTCGTTAGGCCAGAACGTCTACGTCGGCAACCGCGTCGTCATCGGTGACAACGTGAAGATCCAGAACAACGTCTCCGTCTACGACAACGTGACGCTCGAGGACGACGTGTTCTGCGGGCCGAGCATGGTCTTCACGAACGTCTACAACCCGCGCTCCGCCGTGTCGCGCAAGGACGAGTACCGCGACACGCTCGTGAAGCGCGGCGCGACGTTGGGCGCCAACTGCACCATCGTCTGCGGCAGCACGATCGGTGAGCACGCGTTCGTCGGCGCCGGCGCCGTCGTCAACCGCGACGTCCCCGACTTCGCGCTCATGGTCGGCGTCCCCGCGCGCCAGGTCGGATGGATGAGCCGCTACGGCGAGCGCCTCGATCTCCCGCTCACCGGCAACGGACACGCCGTCTGCGAGCACACCGGCGACCGCTACGAGCTGGTCGACGGCCGCGTGCGCATCACGGCGTACGGCTCGCTCGGCTGACGCCTCCGGCACCGAGCCGGCGCGCCCCCTCGGCCAGCCCGGCGCCGGCGAGCACGCCCCCGAGCGCCGCGAGCCACTCCCACGGTCGCGCGGGGCCGAAACCGGCCGCCGCCGGGATCAGCACCAGGCCGCCGAGTAGCGTCGCCAGCAGGCACGCCGTCGCGGTCAGCTCCGAGCGCCACCCGCCGCGCGCGCCCCACCGCACCCAGTACCCGATCGGCAGCGCGAGCCCGGCCAGCCACGCCACCGACGCGAGCGGCGCGAGTGGCGCGTCGATGCGCGGGATCGGGCTCACGAGCGCCCAGCCGAGCGACGGCCACAGACGGATCTCGCGCTGCCGCCGCTCGCGCCCGCGCTCGAACGTCACCGTCACCGAGTCGCCGATCCGCTCGCCGCGCACGCGGTACGGCTCCGTCGCCGGCGCGTCGGCGCCGAGCACGCCGTCGATCGCCACCGTCGGCGTCTGGAGCCGCA
This DNA window, taken from Gemmatirosa kalamazoonensis, encodes the following:
- a CDS encoding acyltransferase produces the protein MPAKIHPTAIVDDGAVIGDDTRVWHWVHVSGGARIGARCSLGQNVYVGNRVVIGDNVKIQNNVSVYDNVTLEDDVFCGPSMVFTNVYNPRSAVSRKDEYRDTLVKRGATLGANCTIVCGSTIGEHAFVGAGAVVNRDVPDFALMVGVPARQVGWMSRYGERLDLPLTGNGHAVCEHTGDRYELVDGRVRITAYGSLG